A single window of Collinsella aerofaciens DNA harbors:
- the hpt gene encoding hypoxanthine phosphoribosyltransferase encodes MASQHPDIEKVLFTQEDIDGIVSRLGEEITRDYAGKDLVLIAVLRGAVVFMGDLMRKIELPTNIDFMAVSSYGDGVKSSGIVRIIKDLDIDIRGRDVLIVEDILDSGLTLKYLMKNLESRKPASLEVAAFLWKDVEDRTSAITPKYVGTHCPDAFVVGYGLDYAERYRNLPYLGILKPEVYS; translated from the coding sequence ATGGCTTCTCAACATCCGGATATCGAGAAGGTTCTGTTTACGCAGGAGGATATCGACGGCATCGTTTCTCGCCTGGGCGAGGAGATCACTCGCGACTACGCGGGTAAGGATCTGGTGCTGATCGCGGTTCTGCGCGGTGCCGTTGTCTTTATGGGCGACCTGATGCGCAAGATTGAGCTACCGACCAACATCGATTTCATGGCTGTTTCGAGCTATGGCGACGGTGTGAAGTCTTCGGGCATCGTGCGTATCATTAAGGATCTGGATATCGACATCCGTGGTCGCGACGTGCTGATCGTCGAGGACATTCTGGACTCGGGCCTGACCCTCAAGTACCTGATGAAGAACCTCGAGAGCCGCAAGCCCGCTTCGCTGGAGGTCGCTGCCTTCCTGTGGAAGGACGTTGAGGACCGCACCTCGGCCATCACGCCCAAGTATGTTGGAACCCATTGCCCCGATGCCTTTGTGGTGGGCTACGGCCTCGACTATGCCGAGCGCTATCGTAACCTTCCGTATCTGGGCATTTTGAAACCGGAGGTTTATTCGTAA
- the ftsH gene encoding ATP-dependent zinc metalloprotease FtsH codes for MPGGKKPTRTGWLYFLLACALLGYAFFNMGSGFASSSNTVKLATSEMVSAIKQDCVEDLTYTVQDGSVTGHYWKTKKDKGDTSELKSFSSTYVGSDSLAELMAEHPDTKYIVNTNDPDFWGDLAMSVLPTIALIAIMFYFMRQMMGANNRNMQFGKTNAKTNEATRPKVKFEDVAGVDEAVEELEEIRDFLSDPDRYRKLGAKIPRGVLLVGPPGTGKTLLAKAVAGEAGVPFFSISGSDFVEMFVGVGASRVRDLFKEAKSQAPSIIFIDEIDAVGRQRGAGLGGGHDEREQTLNQLLVEMDGFEESESVILIAATNRPDILDPALLRPGRFDRQVTVDRPDVKGREQILRVHAENKPMDEDVKFEKLAQMTVGFTGADLANLLNESALLAARRHRSVISMDEVEESMERVIAGPQRKGRVMTEAERTTIAYHESGHALVGHILEHSDPVHKISIVSRGQALGYTLQLPQEDHFLKTKNEMLDELAVFLGGRVAEELMCDDITSGASNDLERATKMAREMVTRLGMSEELGTQVFGEAQHQVFLGRDYADHQDYSEETARRIDIEVQRIMREAHRRAVEILDARRDQLDLMAKVLLERETVEGDAVNALLDNEWNAYLEREGDILAAKEERNAKAAGMPTKKRAPRMSEEELAADAAAFAQAAMQEDTEAASDDAGDDCAVNADTDTDK; via the coding sequence ATGCCCGGAGGCAAGAAGCCCACGCGTACGGGCTGGCTGTATTTTCTTTTGGCTTGCGCGCTTCTGGGCTATGCCTTCTTTAATATGGGTTCCGGCTTTGCCAGCTCCAGCAATACCGTTAAGCTCGCGACGAGCGAGATGGTCAGCGCCATCAAGCAGGATTGCGTCGAAGATCTGACCTATACGGTTCAAGACGGAAGCGTGACGGGTCATTACTGGAAGACAAAAAAGGACAAGGGCGATACGAGCGAGCTCAAGAGCTTCTCTTCGACCTATGTCGGCTCCGATTCGCTTGCCGAGCTCATGGCGGAGCACCCCGATACCAAGTACATCGTCAACACCAACGATCCCGATTTTTGGGGCGACTTGGCGATGAGTGTGCTTCCGACGATCGCCCTTATCGCCATCATGTTCTACTTTATGCGCCAGATGATGGGCGCCAACAACAGGAACATGCAGTTTGGCAAGACCAACGCCAAGACCAACGAGGCCACACGCCCCAAGGTCAAGTTTGAAGACGTTGCCGGAGTGGACGAGGCAGTCGAGGAGCTCGAGGAGATCCGTGACTTTTTGAGCGATCCGGATCGCTATCGCAAGCTGGGCGCCAAGATCCCGCGTGGCGTGTTGCTGGTTGGCCCTCCGGGCACCGGTAAAACGCTGCTGGCCAAGGCCGTTGCCGGCGAGGCGGGCGTGCCGTTCTTTAGCATCTCGGGTTCCGACTTTGTCGAGATGTTCGTAGGTGTCGGCGCCAGCCGTGTGCGTGACCTCTTTAAGGAGGCCAAGTCCCAGGCCCCGTCGATCATCTTCATCGATGAGATCGATGCCGTGGGACGTCAGCGCGGAGCTGGCTTGGGCGGCGGTCACGACGAGCGCGAGCAGACGCTCAACCAGCTGCTGGTCGAGATGGACGGCTTTGAGGAAAGCGAGTCGGTCATCCTGATCGCTGCGACCAACCGTCCTGACATCCTGGATCCGGCATTGCTGCGTCCCGGCCGTTTTGACCGTCAGGTTACGGTCGACCGTCCGGATGTGAAGGGCCGCGAGCAGATCTTGCGCGTGCATGCCGAGAACAAGCCGATGGACGAGGACGTTAAGTTTGAGAAGCTCGCCCAGATGACCGTTGGCTTTACTGGTGCCGATTTGGCGAACCTGCTCAACGAGTCTGCGCTGCTGGCCGCTCGCCGTCATCGTTCCGTGATCTCGATGGACGAGGTCGAGGAGTCGATGGAGCGCGTGATTGCCGGACCGCAACGCAAGGGTCGCGTGATGACCGAGGCCGAGCGCACCACGATTGCCTACCACGAGAGCGGTCATGCCCTGGTGGGCCACATCCTGGAGCACTCCGATCCGGTCCACAAGATCTCGATCGTCAGCCGCGGCCAGGCGCTGGGCTACACGCTGCAGCTTCCGCAGGAGGACCACTTCCTCAAGACCAAGAACGAGATGCTCGACGAGCTCGCCGTGTTCTTGGGCGGTCGCGTTGCCGAGGAGCTCATGTGCGATGATATTACGTCGGGCGCGAGCAACGATCTGGAGCGCGCAACCAAGATGGCGCGCGAGATGGTCACGCGCCTGGGCATGAGCGAGGAGCTGGGCACGCAAGTGTTTGGCGAGGCGCAACATCAGGTGTTCCTTGGTCGCGATTACGCCGATCACCAGGATTACTCCGAGGAGACGGCGCGCCGCATCGATATCGAGGTTCAGCGCATTATGCGTGAGGCCCATCGTCGTGCGGTCGAGATTCTGGACGCCCGTCGCGATCAGCTTGATCTGATGGCGAAGGTGCTGCTTGAGCGCGAGACCGTCGAGGGCGACGCCGTGAACGCCCTGCTCGACAACGAGTGGAATGCCTACCTTGAGCGCGAGGGCGATATCCTGGCGGCCAAGGAGGAGCGCAATGCCAAGGCGGCCGGCATGCCGACCAAGAAGCGCGCGCCTCGTATGAGCGAGGAGGAGCTGGCGGCTGATGCCGCGGCCTTTGCGCAGGCGGCCATGCAGGAAGATACCGAAGCCGCATCCGATGACGCCGGCGATGACTGTGCCGTCAACGCTGATACCGACACCGACAAATAG